One window of the Chryseobacterium camelliae genome contains the following:
- a CDS encoding BlaI/MecI/CopY family transcriptional regulator: MKIQTLTKAEEQVMQYLWKIEKGFLKDLLELFPDPKPHTNTVSTILKVLKDKEFVDYEVHGRQHEYFPLISKEQYSGKTMKSLVKNYFKGSYKSAVSFLVEKNEMTVEDLELLLNELKNKD, translated from the coding sequence ATGAAAATTCAGACATTGACAAAAGCGGAAGAACAGGTAATGCAGTATTTGTGGAAGATTGAAAAGGGTTTCCTGAAAGACCTGCTCGAACTCTTCCCTGATCCTAAACCGCATACCAATACCGTATCTACTATTCTTAAGGTGCTGAAGGATAAAGAATTTGTAGATTACGAAGTGCATGGACGCCAGCATGAGTATTTCCCGCTGATCTCGAAGGAGCAGTATTCCGGTAAAACCATGAAAAGCCTGGTTAAAAATTATTTTAAAGGATCTTATAAAAGCGCTGTTTCTTTCCTGGTTGAAAAGAATGAAATGACCGTTGAAGACCTTGAACTTCTCCTAAATGAACTTAAAAACAAAGACTGA